In Helianthus annuus cultivar XRQ/B chromosome 3, HanXRQr2.0-SUNRISE, whole genome shotgun sequence, a single window of DNA contains:
- the LOC110931766 gene encoding uncharacterized protein LOC110931766 produces MDDRKKPDGNAQDGRFKPPLPYQGLASRVVNIEGNVFAPRRGIVSNNQSEPKKINVIDELLKVTQPVVNEYVTPDVSHIEPIRADVSEAGDVNQVKPISYADSLKIQNPPKINFRSLASSMQHDDCDVVLPVESVRVVQDKLANTLYGYFLGDRIAYPVVEFFAKNNWKKYGLQRSMMNANGFFFKFADRKGMEDVLASGPWIIRSQPFFLQEWSPSTKLEKKEVTKVQVWVKIHEVPLAAYTEDGLSMIATAIGEPKLLDSYTTSMCVDNWGRSSFARALVEVSAEKNLKEEITMAIPKLNGEGFMKETLYVEYEWNPLRCSACCVFGHSDDTCPKKPAVHAHTASQKGSRQPGNHGKSQRKAAPKVDDDGYTDVPLKKMARKSGIPISKPKPKFEYRPISNKQIQGLHTNSDNVGSSKKSDNSGVLVSRNRFDVLSGEVGESSGTARRVDDGAESSDDEEVIEVGLNRPLKQNEVRQVVKDNKLTLCAILESHVGLDNLQKVCKAVFRRWDWTSNGGCCNKGARIILGWDPLEVDVMVLSMSAQVLHIQVFCKANNRMFFCSLIYAANYYVDRRDLWQSLRVHNGLAHDKPWVIMGDFNSALNTEDKSCGSSSVTSSMREFKDCLQEIEVFDINRIGLHFTWSQKPKEGIGLLKKIDRVLGNASFVGAYPESVAIFRPYGISDHCPCILKLFSAGKSKPKPFKFANFLVHKPGFLDIVKSKWDVHINGVHQFRVMKKLTLMKSSLRVLLFQQEAAIQKEFQEALLDEERFLKQKSKVEWLRAGDANTAYFHSSLKCKNHFKRIDVISDSNGNTYEGDNVAAAFVSHYEQFLGCAGQISLQPSPDIFTNKLDSDSANHMTRPVTLEEVKSAMFSIGNDKAPGPDGYTAAFFKGSWQIVGSDVSNAVLDFFNTGNLLKQLNHTLVVLIPKVSSPTRITDYRPISCCNVIFKCISKVLADRLKGSLSKIVSINQSAFVPGRKISDNILLTQELMHNYHRHFGPPRCAFKVDIQKAYDTVDWGFLKNVLLGFGFNDIMVNWIMLCVSTASYSICVNGNIHGYFQGKRGLRQGDPLSPYLFTLVMEVLTCILNHATRIDSSFRFHNKCEKQRIVNLCFADDLFLFARGDVSSARCIMSSLTKFTRMSGLIPSAQKSTGFFCNVPNNVKREILSIMPFVEGSLPVKYLGVPLISSRLLYKDCSVLVERLENRIDNWKNRMLSFAGRLQLIISVLSALHVYWSSVFILPARVIKELESKMRNFLWAQSPSQRGRAKVSWSSVCVPKHEGGLGIRRIADVNKALMVSHIWSILSNRNSLWVAWIHSYRLKGRSFWDHRVPTSCCWSWRKISQLRPLIRQHVWSQIGNGNNTYAWFDLWSSIGPLCNFLTPRVIIREGFSLNATVADVHTEGSWLWPDAWRDTYPVLIQLDLMQRNVNNQDRLLWRDGDKLSEYSSSGVWNSVRAREQEVNWASIVWFSQCVPRHAFLMWLIVRRKLLTQDKILQWSYPRRKNMNMMCCLLCYENVDSHDHLFFKCKLSSEIWCTVRSKVGMDSVEPRWTEIVEWLKHRSRSKSATNLLCKLIVAASMYVIWQERNNRLFKNHARPPDIISKAVIDSVRYKLMGLRFKNTTRVRELLEKWEIHDADLLMENG; encoded by the exons ATGGATGATCGAAAGAAACCTGATGGCAATGCGCAAGATGGTAGATTCAAGCCGCCATTACCGTATCAAGGATTAGCTAGCCGTGTAGTGAACATCGAAGGGAATGTTTTCGCTCCTCGTAGGGGTATTGTTTCGAACAATCAATCTGAACCGAAAAAGATTAATGTAATAGATGAACTGTTGAAGGTAACTCAGCCAGTAGTTAACGAGTATGTAACCCCTGATGTATCCCATATTGAGCCGATTAGGGCTGATGTCAGCGAAGCCGGAGATGTTAATCAGGTTAAGCCGATTTCTTATGCTGACTCTTTGAAGATTCAGAACCCTCCTAAGATTAACTTCAGGTCTCTAGCTAGTTCCATGCAGCATGATGATTGTGATGTCGTTTTACCGGTAGAATCGGTTAGGGTTGTGCAGGATAAGTTAGCGAATACTTTGTACGGGTATTTCTTGGGAGACCGCATTGCTTACCCTGTAGTGGAATTTTTTGCTAAAAATAACTGGAAAAAGTATGGTCTGCAGAGGTCAATGATGAATGCAAATGGCTTCTTCTTTAAGTTTGCTGATCGGAAAGGTATGGAGGATGTACTGGCTTCGGGTCCATGGATAATAAGGTCACAACCTTTCTTTCTTCAGGAATGGAGCCCGTCTACAAAGCTTGAAAAGAAGGAGGTTACTAAAGTTCAGGTATGGGTTAAAATCCATGAAGTTCCTTTAGCTGCCTACACGGAGGATGGTCTTAGTATGATTGCAACTGCTATTGGAGAGCCTAAGCTCCTTGATTCTTATACTACCTCGATGTGTGTGGACAACTGGGGTCGTAGTAGTTTCGCTAGAGCTCTTGTGGAGGTGTCGGCTGAAAAGAATCTTAAGGAGGAAATCACTATGGCTATTCCTAAGCTGAATGGGGAAGGTTTTATGAAAGAGACATTGTATGTTGAATATGAATGGAACCCACTCCGGTGCTCGGCGTGTTGTGTCTTCGGGCATTCTGATGATACGTGCCCTAAGAAGCCAGCGGTTCATGCTCATACGGCTAGTCAAAAGGGGAGTAGACAACCTGGTAACCATGGCAAATCACAAAGGAAAGCAGCCCCTAAAGTTGATGATGATGGATATACGGATGTTCCTCTTAAAAAGATGGCAAGAAAATCAGGTATCCCGATTTCTAAGCCCAAACCAAAGTTTGAGTATAGACCGATTAGTAACAAGCAGATTCAGGGTTTACATACAAACTCGGATAACGTTGGTAGTAGCAAGAAATCTGATAATTCGGGGGTCCTCGTGTCTCGTAATCGGTTTGATGTTCTAAGTGGTGAAGTTGGGGAATCTAGCGGTACGGCTAGGAGAGTAGATGATGGAGCGGAATCTTCGGATGATGAAGAGGTGATAGAGGT ggggttgaaccgcccgcTAAAACAAAATGAGGTTCGTCAGGTGGTCAAAGATAACAAGTTAACTTTATGTGCGATTCTTGAGTCTCATGTGGGTTTGGATAATCTTCAGAAGGTTTGCAAAGCTGTTTTCCGTAGATGGGATTGGACTTCAAATGGGGGTTGTTGTAATAAAGGAGCTCGGATTATTTTGGGATGGGATCCCTTGGAGGTCGATGTTATGGTTCTGTCGATGTCAGCTCAAGTCTTACATATTCAGGTTTTTTGTAAGGCTAATAATCGTATGTTCTTCTGCTCCCTTATATATGCTGCGAATTATTATGTTGATCGGAGGGATCTTTGGCAGAGTTTACGTGTGCATAATGGTCTCGCTCATGATAAACCGTGGGTGATAATGGGAGATTTCAATTCAGCCTTGAATACTGAAGATAAGTCTTGTGGCTCTTCATCTGTTACATCTAGTATGCGTGAGTTTAAAGACTGTCTTCAAGAGATTGAAGTTTTCGATATAAACCGGATAGGACTACATTTCACTTGGAGTCAAAAGCCCAAAGAAGGtattggtttgttgaaaaagatTGATAGAGTGTTGGGCAATGCTTCATTCGTTGGTGCCTACCCGGAATCGGTTGCCATTTTCAGGCCCTATGGTATCTCGGATCACTGTCCTTGTATCTTAAAGCTTTTCTCGGCTGGTAAATCTAAACCAAAACCTTTCAAGTTTGCAAACTTTCTGGTGCATAAGCCGGGTTTCTTGGATATTGTTAAATCTAAATGGGATGTGCACATTAATGGAGTTCATCAGTTTCGAGTTATGAAAAAACTCACGCTTATGAAATCTTCGCTTCGTGTCCTCTTGTTTCAACAAG AAGCGGCTATCCAAAAGGAGTTTCAGGAGGCTTTGCTTGATGAGGAAAGATTCCTCAAGCAGAAATCTAAAGTGGAGTGGCTCCGTGCGGGTGATGCTAATACGGCTTATTTCCATTCGTCCCTAAAGTGTAAAAACCATTTTAAGCGTATTGATGTGATATCGGATTCGAATGGCAACACTTATGAAGGGGATAATGTGGCTGCGGCTTTTGTCAGTCATTATGAGCAGTTTTTGGGGTGTGCGGGTCAGATTTCTTTACAGCCATCTCCGGATATTTTCACTAACAAGCTGGATTCTGATTCTGCTAATCATATGACGCGTCCGGTTACATTGGAGGAAGTTAAATCAGCTATGTTTTCGATTGGGAATGATAAAGCCCCTGGTCCTGATGGCTACACGGCTGCGTTTTTTAAAGGTTCTTGGCAGATTGTGGGGAGTGATGTTTCAAATGCTGTTCTTGACTTTTTCAACACTGGTAATCTGCTGAAGCAACTCAATCATACGTTAGTCGTTCTGATTCCAAAGGTATCGTCTCCGACTAGAATTACTGACTATCGTCCTATTTCCTGCTGTAATGTCATTTTTAAATGCATTAGCAAAGTGCTAGCAGATAGGCTGAAAGGTTCTTTAAGCAAGATTGTGAGCATAAACCAATCAGCTTTTGTTCCTGGTCGGAAAATTTCGGATAATATCCTTCTTACGCAAGAATTGATGCACAATTACCATCGCCATTTTGGCCCTCCTCGATGTGCGTTTAAAGTTGATATCCAGAAGGCTTATGATACGGTAGATTGGGGTTTTCTTAAGAATGTTTTACTCGGGTTCGGTTTTAACGACATTATGGTCAACTGGATCATGTTATGTGTGTCTACGGCCTCCTATTCGATATGTGTCAACGGGAATATTCATGGTTATTTTCAGGGGAAAAGAGGGTTAAGGCAAGGTGATCCTTTATCCCCTTATCTTTTCACTCTCGTGATGGAAGTTTTGACGTGTATTCTCAATCATGCTACAAGGATTGATTCGTCCTTCAGGTTTCATAATAAATGTGAAAAGCAGCGTATTGTTAATCTTTGTTTCGCGGACGATTTATTCCTATTTGCTAGAGGTGATGTGAGTTCGGCTAGATGTATTATGTCTTCGCTCACGAAGTTCACTCGAATGTCGGGGCTGATTCCGAGTGCGCAGAAAAGTACAGGATTTTTTTGTAATGTGCCGAATAATGTTAAAAGGGAAATCTTGTCTATCATGCCTTTCGTGGAGGGTTCGTTGCCGGTAAAATATTTGGGGGTTCCACTTATTTCTTCTAGACTCTTGTACAAGGATTGTAGTGTTCTTGTGGAGCGTCTTGAAAATCGGATAGATAATTGGAAGAACAGAATGTTATCTTTTGCAGGCAGGTTGCAATTAATCATTTCCGTCCTTTCGGCTCTTCATGTGTATTGGTCTTCGGTTTTTATTTTACCAGCTAGAGTCATTAAGGAGTTGGAATCAAAAATGCGTAATTTCCTTTGGGCTCAATCGCCTTCTCAGCGGGGTAGGGCGAAAGTATCTTGGAGTTCGGTTTGTGTGCCTAAACATGAGGGAGGTTTGGGTATTCGTCGGATCGCAGATGTAAATAAAGCTCTCATGGTGTCGCATATTTGGAGCATTCTAAGCAACCGTAATTCGCTTTGGGTGGCTTGGATTCACTCTTATCGTTTAAAAGGTCGGAGTTTTTGGGATCATAGGGTTCCGACTTCTTGCTGTTGGAGTTGGAGGAAGATATCTCAACTTAGGCCTTTAATTAGACAGCATGTTTGGTCTCAAATTGGGAACGGTAATAACACTTATGCTTGGTTTGACTTGTGGAGTTCTATCGGTCCGTTATGCAATTTTCTAACTCCTAGAGTTATAATCAGAGAGGGTTTCTCGCTGAATGCTACAGTGGCGGATGTTCATACGGAGGGCTCCTGGTTATGGCCGGATGCATGGAGAGATACTTATCCGGTGCTTATACAATTAGATCTCATGCAACGGAACGTGAATAACCAGGATCGGCTGTTGTGGAGGGATGGTGACAAGCTTAGCGAGTACTCCTCTTCAGGGGTCTGGAATTCGGTTCGGGCTAGGGAGCAGGAGGTGAATTGGGCGAGTATTGTTTGGTTCTCTCAATGTGTTCCTCGGCACGCCTTTTTGATGTGGCTCATTGTTCGACGAAAGCTTCTAACTCAAGATAAGATCTTGCAATGGAGCTATCCCCGGAGAAaaaatatgaacatgatgtgcTGCCTCTTATGCTATGAAAATGTGGATTCGCATGATCACTTGTTTTTTAAGTGCAAGTTGTCCTCGGAAATATGGTGCACGGTCCGATCTAAAGTTGGTATGGATAGTGTTGAGCCGCGATGGACCGAGATTGTGGAATGGTTGAAGCATCGGTCGCGTTCGAAATCAGCGACAAACCTGCTGTGTAAATTGATAGTTGCAGCCTCTATGTATGTTATTTGGCAGGAAAGAAACAATCGTTTGTTCAAAAACCATGCGAGGCCTCCGGACATCATTTCTAAAGCCGTGATAGATAGTGTCAGATACAAGTTGATGGGGCTCAGATTCAAGAACACAACTAGAGTTCGGGAGTTGCTGGAAAAATGGGAGATTCATGATGCTGATTTACTTATGGAGAACGGTTAA